One Castanea sativa cultivar Marrone di Chiusa Pesio chromosome 4, ASM4071231v1 DNA window includes the following coding sequences:
- the LOC142632594 gene encoding uncharacterized protein LOC142632594, producing the protein MVDLTHHSSASTSSASMASTPARSEDPAWAHSRAVPNAKNNTICLHCNKLIKGGGITRLKYHLAGIRGQVESCKAISSDIRNPYGDPFDIDEEEEEEEEVRVVEKTPTQKSPPQTLDIKNDWKVYGCSVMSNGWINQKQQPIMNFLVYCPRGAMFLKSIDTSGLTKDAETLFNTFDSVVQEIAHCIDLMLENIANPKWFPLVDEAFKKAKKITKFIYNHGVVLDFMRQDFTNGRKLYCPAITRFATNFLSLQSMLRFKKELRQMFTCDKWLSCPHAKTAVGNEVSKIVLEDYLFWSQCNNKVKVSELLVRVLRLVDRDEKPAMSAIGCERNWSTFEYVHSKKRNRLKHKRVNDLVFVHYNLRLRERNIQRNKYALDPISLDNIDLMGDRVVEELAFLNLDDIN; encoded by the exons ATGGTTGATCTTACTCATCATAGTTCAGCTAGTACTTCTTCTGCTTCTATGGCCTCTACCCCTGCAAGATCAGAGGATCCTGCATGGGCTCATTCCCGTGCAGTGCCTAACGCAAAAAATAACACTATATGTTTGCATTGTAATAAGTTGATTAAAGGGGGTGGTATTACTAGACTTAAGTATCATCTTGCTGGGATTAGGGGTCAAGTTGAATCATGTAAAGCTATTTCATCTGATATTAG gAACCCATATGGTGATCCATTTGATATTGAtgaggaagaggaggaggaggaggaggttaGGGTTGTTGAAAAGACTCCAACTCAAAAGAGTCCCCCTCAAACATTAG ATATAAAAAATGATTGGAAAGTATATGGTTGTTCAGTGATGTCTAATGGGTGGATAAATCAAAAACAACAaccaataatgaattttttggtGTATTGTCCAAGGGGTGCCATGTTCTTGAAATCTATTGACACTTCAGGCCTTACAAAGGATGCTGAAACGTTGTTCAATACATTTGATTCTGTTGTTCAAGAAATTG CTCATTGCATAGACTTGATGTTGGAGAATATTGCTAATCCTAAGTGGTTCCCTCTTGTTGATGAAGCATTTAAGAAGGcaaaaaagataacaaagttCATTTACAACCATGGAGTTGTTTTAGACTTCATGAGGCAAGATTTTACAAATGGAAGAAAGTTATATTGTCCTGCAATTACAAGGTTTGCCACTAACTTTTTAAGTCTACAAAGCATGCTAAGGTTCAAAAAAGAGCTTAGACAAATGTTCACTTGTGATAAATGGCTTTCATGCCCCCATGCAAAGACTGCCGTTGGGAATGAGgtaagtaaaattgttttggaaGATTATTTGTTTTGGTCTCAATGCAATAACAAAGTGAAAGTTAGTGAGCTTTTAGTTAGAGTACTTCGTCTTGTTGATAGAGATGAGAAACCTGCTATGAG TGCAATTGGTTGTGAGAGAAATTGGAGCACATTTGAATATGTTCactcaaagaagagaaatagaTTGAAACATAAACGAGTAAATGATTTGGTCTTTGTCCATTATAATTTGAGGCTTCGAGAAAG GAACATTCAAAGGAATAAGTATGCATTGGACCCTATAAGCTTGGATAACATTGACTTGATGGGAGATCGGGTAGTTGAAGAACTAGCATTTCTTAATCTGGATGACATAAATTGA